The proteins below are encoded in one region of Candidatus Methylomirabilota bacterium:
- a CDS encoding sigma-54 dependent transcriptional regulator translates to MSPTSILIIDGRSEGRASLGRIVKEAGHTALEAGTTGEALALLSSLHPQLVLLDLDTLDTSGIDLARQIKLESADVPVVLLSGSGDRDLVVKGMRTGAYDFLVKPVAGPALREVIKSALAQTDSPALVAAQTGNGSGASQASVDLDLLFRNSERMRAVEDIVRRAADTNATILLQGESGTGKEMVARAIHYISDRRDKPFLKVNCASLPGDLLESELFGHEKGAFTGAHRRKPGKFELAHRGTFLLDEIGEMPLGLQAKLLHVLQDGQFFRVGGSEVITSDARLIAATNKNLASVMATGLFREDLYYRLNVVAISIPPLRERREEIPVLVEYFMSRFCRQYNRDALKISAGTVRLLQDYAWPGNVRELENMIKRAVVLQTEALVQQEIALRSEKPWTPKPEGGPPIAAPVHPVASTPEAEMGLKDIARRAAMAAEKAVIKEVLEKVRWNRAEAARLLKISYKAMLYKIRQVGLDDRPERGSGRK, encoded by the coding sequence ATGAGCCCCACCTCGATCCTCATCATCGACGGGCGGTCGGAGGGTCGTGCCAGCCTGGGCCGGATCGTCAAGGAGGCCGGGCACACCGCCCTGGAGGCAGGTACGACCGGCGAGGCGCTGGCTCTCCTGTCCAGCCTTCACCCCCAATTGGTTCTGTTGGACCTCGACACGCTCGACACGAGCGGCATCGACTTGGCCCGTCAGATCAAGCTCGAGAGTGCCGACGTCCCGGTGGTGCTTCTGTCCGGGTCGGGAGACCGAGACCTGGTGGTCAAGGGCATGCGGACCGGCGCCTACGATTTCCTGGTGAAGCCGGTTGCTGGTCCGGCTCTGCGTGAGGTGATCAAGTCCGCCCTGGCCCAGACGGACAGTCCAGCGCTCGTTGCCGCGCAGACGGGAAACGGCTCTGGGGCCAGCCAGGCTTCGGTGGACCTGGACCTCCTGTTCAGGAACAGCGAGCGGATGCGAGCCGTCGAGGACATCGTCCGTCGGGCGGCCGACACGAACGCGACCATCCTGCTGCAGGGGGAGAGTGGCACCGGCAAGGAGATGGTGGCCCGGGCTATCCACTATATATCGGACCGACGGGACAAGCCCTTCCTGAAGGTCAACTGCGCGTCGTTGCCGGGGGACCTGCTCGAGTCCGAGCTGTTCGGTCACGAGAAGGGGGCCTTCACCGGAGCCCACCGGCGGAAGCCTGGCAAGTTCGAACTGGCCCACCGGGGCACGTTCCTGCTCGATGAGATCGGGGAGATGCCGCTGGGGCTTCAGGCCAAGCTGCTGCACGTCCTGCAGGACGGCCAGTTCTTCCGGGTCGGAGGCAGCGAGGTCATCACCTCCGATGCCCGGCTGATCGCCGCGACGAACAAGAACCTGGCTTCGGTGATGGCGACCGGGCTGTTCCGCGAGGACCTCTACTACCGGCTCAACGTGGTCGCGATCTCGATCCCTCCCCTGCGGGAGCGACGGGAGGAGATCCCGGTTCTCGTCGAGTACTTCATGAGCCGGTTCTGCCGGCAGTACAATCGGGACGCGCTCAAGATCTCGGCGGGAACCGTCCGCCTCCTCCAGGACTACGCCTGGCCCGGCAACGTCCGGGAGCTCGAGAACATGATCAAGCGCGCGGTGGTCCTGCAGACCGAGGCGCTCGTCCAGCAGGAGATCGCCCTTCGTAGCGAGAAGCCTTGGACTCCGAAGCCGGAGGGGGGGCCGCCGATCGCTGCGCCGGTACACCCGGTGGCGTCGACTCCCGAGGCCGAGATGGGTCTGAAGGACATCGCCCGGCGCGCCGCCATGGCGGCAGAGAAGGCGGTGATCAAAGAAGTGCTCGAGAAGGTGCGCTGGAATCGGGCGGAGGCCGCGCGACTCCTGAAGATCAGCTACAAGGCGATGCTGTACAAGATCCGCCAGGTCGGCTTGGACGATCGTCCTGAGCGAGGTTCTGGTAGGAAATGA
- a CDS encoding response regulator — translation MRILVVDDDPSVAEMIAEAVRTFGHDALVALDGTEGLRLLESSSVQGVFLDLVMPGLGGLAVLTRIRSRFPHVPVVILSAHAGDEETRKAIALGASEVILKPAGLAQFTEVLSRLTRS, via the coding sequence ATGAGAATCCTGGTGGTGGACGACGATCCGTCGGTCGCGGAAATGATCGCGGAAGCGGTCCGGACCTTCGGTCACGATGCGCTGGTGGCCCTGGATGGAACCGAGGGTCTTCGACTGTTGGAGTCCAGCAGCGTCCAGGGTGTCTTTCTCGACCTCGTCATGCCAGGCCTTGGCGGGTTGGCTGTGCTTACCCGAATCAGAAGCCGGTTTCCTCACGTGCCTGTCGTCATCCTTTCGGCTCACGCGGGCGATGAAGAGACCCGGAAGGCCATCGCGCTGGGAGCCTCCGAGGTGATCCTGAAGCCCGCGGGACTTGCCCAGTTCACCGAGGTCCTTTCGCGGTTGACCCGCTCCTGA